In the genome of Massilia sp. PAMC28688, one region contains:
- a CDS encoding carboxypeptidase regulatory-like domain-containing protein, which translates to MQKFQRIVTRCVLFFAISLSVLFAARAQSPEIARGLAWLAAQVQADGEVQGADQSIATKQQNRAEVRQTLKLLAAAPPSLGNAMLADPENNTEYLARKIIALAGSGNAITVHIDLLIERQNSDGGFGGAPGYASNALDTAWAVLALTEARMGAAASATSARAWLLTQLDADGAITGRSDADRVQNSAMALLALQTAADSASINAVRSLSSWLLRQQGADGGWQEDTYLSALSLAAVSPVTADAAVRTAGRNFLLARQAADGSWDKDPYLTALVLRAISGQQSLPPTGGGVVQGRVIDQGSGLPLAGVTITLSGAESRTVNSDVQGTFSVPNLTAGSYRITYARTGYTGAIASASIVLGQTLDAGTVGLTQLTTAGIVRGQVTVGASGAPLAGVTITVDGVPPITAVSDAAGRYELVGVTPGTVSVSASASGYQTVSGSAVIAAGQALSFSPALYPASETPSGTVRYQGQVVAAGTVAPLAGVSVELSDGTSVFNTSSDGNGQFSITLNPGSYSAAFSLAGYNGVTQRFVGPAGSIMNAGVVSMTQQRTSSAVKGRVINASGEGIAGASVQLTGTAAIATTAADGSYRIENLSGLTFALRASASGYNSQAVTLQASGPTELLQDFTLASQGVGQFTIGTLDVTPASVGSASDITVNTSIANAGDASATAVIQLQVRDQNQKVIGTGTAFDTEGNLIGQTTLAAGAQQVVRLVWNSAQHPPGSYSLHVRLLEAGSLQQATPQGVLLIERVGAVAVTGKSAFGGTITANPPVLQSGTSTPVKLSAVVQNKGNQPIAAQSYILSVIDVADASVVHTEQAAGGALAVSALETLAFSDWTPAKGGNYRLELSAADPALGKLTSTLYVGNAVTAKYTASKVVVPAGTQSVRGTIKLNGADIVNGTLSDPLAPLVKAAIQKSVTYNDREAVNWTVRQGNCIGCHIQTQALVGGETNRLHATFNPAERSALYNLVKSRQQASGAFFDSHPGYAGTSSMLAMWSLDAWTDKAASITAINKGADYLATIQQSNGSWPVAHPWLGGYTHPVDHTALNLKSLVGLHAALTQVPAAALKAYPVTPYLPEQQFRSRGNIATDQAGNFYVSMMGQGKVQQYKPDGSLGESWTGLSDPRGLLEARSGGGMLVCTTSGVFRLSTGNVSTKLNSRGSLEMLAYAPDGTLYANDYAGNNITRLDASFVPEVWLHNPVFQNPDRILFSPSGELLVLSYYARKVFRVKEDRTVDIVITDTVFDGYPRDLFAYDGGWMLGTTSGTWRINDKWKGDTLLRERADKLNTNVGTGHVVLADGRIISVNYNAIGMRQMQAQELDVAARRTKLADMIDKATVYMQNQSLTSSDTLVQAHQLMGLGESARFYANDTERRTALETKMKAIAATLRQRQRADGSWGVTANHTGDSFVTAHVGYALDYLNPSPSDPYIRSAVQWLLARQQADGSWTSENGLFGTRLAATTWVSIWLPVILNRLGGIDTDLSVTFPANVKMSNPDLVPTATAANPDGSSTYQWQLTGVTSADRSLSYDLSLIDMQLGETRAVSTDAHMTFKNSFTGGMVNAPIDVPSVKASSFLDLGVTTDKPAYPAHTMVDITGQVTNSGGTLTAGRVTLGVYAPDRTLITMLAEEPFNGLASGASVRLDAYWNTGAYPERPGYIVLATLLDEQGRQIGTAQTQFAILGAAAGTPVATATLAADKLVYQPFATVQLKERLSNIAQNSDINNASVTTTVRNPAGDVVLSRTEKLAQLAQGQSRDYGYSLPLRPGMAGNYMAALSFTGADGKVLAAASTQFAVASSDASGVGLSGALGLSTKQLQLGASLAMAASATNSGNAALADLPLSIRIIDMASKQVVAELNEVQTVATGARHEFGRNWIGAGTVGSRFTAALSATVAGKPLLLAQDDFMLVDQAVKLDIKQAFASGSRILVLVSCNDGEHDAVGPNGQPPVCETQRSRTIDEALTTLGMAHTIVTSEEAFRRELRSGLYNTYWISGKQDKLHDDLPVEVREAVFSGDGLILDGVHDSRNKVLNTVVGVKYQGKIGETDLPVELTGPWYTSQRLNTVGRAQKPELVDSRLQAVFDGRHPQAGGVAIASNAYGSGQAVLFAFDLARSLEAHDQWLPVLGTTLRAVLPGQSQVVTPGGMVRLRTSIGNLAGATDLAVDSSLPAGAAYLNASAPGSYDANSHSAQWRFTLGKDQNTDLYLSLRAPATAGAHAIDTVVSSVVNGVATKYGPTLTQGFTVKPASQTAVNVKTAIGALVIARTPDRRVRDRALAQFDAAMLAFNRNTASGYDTAIQGLLQVTDMLESLSAVDTTAARLDIDRILREAQWRWSAAQ; encoded by the coding sequence GTGCAAAAATTTCAACGCATAGTGACGCGCTGCGTCCTGTTTTTCGCCATCTCGCTGTCGGTCCTGTTTGCCGCGCGGGCGCAAAGTCCAGAAATCGCACGCGGCCTGGCGTGGCTTGCGGCCCAGGTTCAAGCTGACGGTGAGGTGCAAGGCGCCGACCAGTCGATTGCGACCAAGCAGCAGAACCGCGCCGAAGTGCGGCAGACGCTCAAGCTGCTCGCCGCTGCGCCTCCGAGCCTGGGCAACGCCATGCTTGCCGACCCCGAGAACAACACCGAATACCTGGCGCGCAAGATTATCGCCCTGGCCGGTTCGGGTAACGCCATCACAGTCCACATCGATCTGCTTATCGAACGCCAAAACAGCGATGGTGGCTTCGGTGGCGCACCCGGCTATGCCAGCAATGCGCTTGACACAGCCTGGGCAGTATTGGCCCTGACAGAGGCTCGTATGGGCGCTGCCGCCAGCGCTACCTCGGCGCGCGCGTGGCTGCTGACCCAGCTCGATGCCGACGGCGCAATCACTGGCCGCAGCGATGCGGACCGGGTCCAGAACAGCGCCATGGCGCTACTGGCCTTGCAAACCGCCGCCGACAGCGCCAGCATCAACGCGGTGCGCTCGCTCAGCTCCTGGCTGCTGCGTCAGCAGGGGGCCGATGGCGGCTGGCAGGAAGACACCTATCTTTCAGCGCTGTCGCTGGCGGCCGTTTCCCCCGTTACCGCAGATGCGGCCGTGCGCACGGCCGGCCGCAATTTCCTGCTCGCGCGCCAGGCTGCCGATGGCAGCTGGGACAAGGATCCCTATTTGACCGCGCTGGTGCTGCGGGCCATCTCCGGCCAGCAGTCACTGCCGCCCACCGGCGGCGGCGTGGTGCAGGGCCGCGTCATTGATCAGGGCAGTGGCCTGCCGCTCGCCGGCGTCACCATCACCCTCTCCGGCGCCGAAAGCCGTACCGTCAACAGCGACGTGCAGGGTACGTTTTCCGTCCCCAACCTGACCGCGGGCAGCTATCGCATCACCTATGCGCGCACCGGCTACACCGGTGCCATCGCCTCGGCCAGCATCGTCCTCGGGCAAACCCTCGATGCGGGCACCGTCGGCCTGACCCAGCTCACCACCGCCGGCATCGTGCGCGGCCAGGTGACCGTTGGGGCCAGCGGTGCTCCACTGGCTGGCGTGACCATCACCGTTGACGGCGTGCCGCCGATCACCGCTGTCAGTGACGCCGCCGGCCGCTACGAGCTGGTGGGCGTGACGCCGGGTACCGTGTCGGTCAGTGCCAGCGCCTCCGGTTATCAGACCGTATCGGGCAGCGCGGTGATCGCCGCCGGCCAGGCGCTGAGCTTTTCGCCAGCCCTGTATCCAGCTTCCGAAACGCCATCGGGCACCGTGCGCTATCAGGGCCAGGTGGTCGCTGCCGGTACTGTCGCGCCACTGGCTGGCGTCAGCGTCGAACTGTCCGACGGCACCTCGGTTTTCAATACCAGCAGCGACGGCAATGGCCAGTTCTCGATCACGCTCAATCCCGGCAGCTACAGCGCCGCCTTCTCGCTGGCCGGCTACAACGGCGTGACCCAGCGCTTCGTCGGCCCCGCAGGCAGCATCATGAACGCCGGCGTGGTGAGCATGACTCAGCAGCGCACCAGCAGTGCCGTCAAGGGGCGCGTCATCAATGCCAGCGGCGAGGGCATTGCCGGGGCCAGCGTCCAGCTGACGGGCACCGCTGCCATCGCCACCACGGCGGCCGACGGCAGCTACCGGATCGAGAACCTGAGCGGCTTGACGTTTGCGCTGCGCGCCAGTGCCAGTGGCTACAACTCGCAGGCCGTGACGCTCCAGGCGTCGGGTCCGACCGAGCTGCTGCAGGACTTCACGCTCGCCTCGCAAGGCGTGGGCCAGTTCACCATTGGTACGCTCGACGTGACGCCGGCGAGCGTGGGCAGCGCCAGCGACATTACGGTCAATACCAGTATTGCCAACGCGGGCGACGCCAGTGCCACTGCCGTCATCCAGCTGCAGGTGCGTGACCAGAATCAGAAAGTGATCGGTACCGGTACGGCATTTGATACCGAGGGCAATCTGATTGGCCAGACCACGCTGGCGGCCGGGGCCCAGCAGGTCGTGCGCCTGGTGTGGAACTCGGCCCAGCACCCGCCCGGCAGCTACAGCCTGCATGTACGTTTGCTGGAAGCTGGCAGCCTGCAGCAAGCTACTCCGCAAGGCGTGCTCCTGATAGAACGCGTGGGCGCGGTGGCCGTCACCGGCAAGTCCGCTTTCGGCGGCACCATCACGGCCAATCCACCTGTGCTGCAGTCTGGCACCAGCACGCCGGTCAAGCTGTCGGCCGTGGTGCAGAACAAGGGCAACCAGCCGATTGCGGCCCAGTCGTACATTCTGTCGGTGATCGACGTGGCCGACGCCAGCGTGGTTCATACCGAACAGGCAGCAGGTGGGGCGCTTGCCGTGAGCGCCCTGGAGACGCTGGCGTTCTCGGACTGGACCCCGGCCAAGGGGGGTAACTACCGGCTCGAGCTGAGCGCGGCCGACCCTGCGCTTGGCAAGCTGACGTCGACCCTGTACGTTGGCAATGCGGTCACCGCCAAGTACACCGCCAGCAAGGTGGTGGTGCCGGCCGGTACCCAGTCGGTACGTGGCACCATCAAGCTCAATGGCGCCGACATCGTCAATGGCACCCTGTCCGATCCGCTGGCGCCCCTGGTCAAGGCGGCAATTCAAAAATCGGTCACTTACAACGACCGCGAAGCGGTGAACTGGACGGTCCGACAGGGCAATTGCATCGGCTGCCATATCCAGACCCAGGCACTGGTGGGCGGCGAAACCAATCGCCTGCATGCCACCTTCAATCCAGCCGAGCGCAGCGCGCTGTACAACCTCGTCAAGAGCCGCCAGCAGGCAAGCGGCGCGTTCTTCGACAGCCATCCAGGCTATGCGGGGACCTCCAGCATGCTGGCCATGTGGTCGCTCGATGCCTGGACCGACAAGGCCGCGAGCATTACCGCAATTAACAAGGGCGCCGACTACCTCGCGACCATCCAGCAATCGAACGGCAGCTGGCCGGTGGCGCACCCATGGCTGGGCGGCTATACGCACCCCGTGGATCACACCGCTCTTAATCTGAAGAGCCTGGTCGGCCTGCATGCAGCCCTGACCCAGGTACCTGCTGCCGCGCTCAAAGCCTATCCCGTTACCCCTTATCTGCCCGAGCAGCAGTTCCGAAGCCGCGGCAACATCGCCACCGATCAGGCCGGCAATTTCTACGTGTCCATGATGGGGCAGGGCAAGGTCCAGCAGTACAAGCCCGACGGCAGCCTCGGCGAAAGCTGGACTGGCCTGAGCGACCCGCGCGGTCTGCTGGAGGCGCGCAGCGGCGGCGGTATGCTCGTGTGCACCACCAGCGGCGTCTTCCGCCTAAGCACGGGCAATGTCTCGACCAAGCTCAACAGCCGTGGCTCGCTCGAAATGCTGGCCTATGCGCCCGATGGCACCTTGTATGCGAACGACTATGCTGGCAACAACATCACGCGTCTGGATGCCTCGTTCGTGCCCGAAGTGTGGCTCCACAACCCGGTCTTCCAGAATCCGGACCGCATCCTGTTCTCGCCAAGCGGCGAGCTGCTGGTGCTGTCGTACTATGCACGCAAGGTTTTCCGCGTCAAGGAGGACCGCACTGTGGATATCGTCATCACCGACACCGTATTCGACGGCTATCCGCGCGACCTGTTTGCCTATGACGGCGGCTGGATGCTGGGCACCACCAGCGGCACCTGGCGCATCAATGACAAGTGGAAGGGCGACACGCTGCTGCGCGAACGCGCAGACAAGCTCAACACCAACGTCGGCACCGGCCACGTGGTGCTGGCCGACGGCCGGATCATCTCGGTCAACTACAACGCGATCGGCATGCGGCAAATGCAGGCGCAGGAACTTGACGTGGCTGCGCGCCGTACCAAGCTGGCCGACATGATCGACAAGGCGACGGTGTACATGCAGAACCAGAGCCTGACCAGCAGCGACACGCTGGTGCAGGCCCACCAGCTGATGGGCCTGGGTGAGTCGGCACGCTTCTACGCCAACGACACCGAGCGCCGCACCGCGCTGGAAACGAAAATGAAAGCCATCGCCGCGACCTTGCGCCAGCGGCAGCGGGCCGACGGCAGCTGGGGCGTGACCGCCAACCACACGGGCGACTCGTTCGTTACCGCTCACGTCGGCTATGCCCTCGATTACCTCAATCCCTCGCCGAGCGACCCTTATATCCGCAGCGCGGTGCAGTGGCTGCTGGCACGCCAGCAGGCGGACGGATCATGGACCAGCGAAAATGGGCTGTTCGGCACCCGCCTGGCAGCGACGACCTGGGTGTCGATCTGGCTGCCCGTGATATTGAACCGCCTGGGTGGCATCGACACCGACCTGAGCGTGACCTTCCCGGCCAACGTCAAGATGAGCAATCCTGATCTGGTGCCGACCGCGACCGCAGCCAATCCCGACGGTTCGTCCACCTACCAGTGGCAGCTGACCGGTGTGACCAGCGCTGACCGTTCGCTCAGCTACGACCTGAGCCTGATCGACATGCAGCTCGGCGAAACGCGCGCCGTCTCGACCGACGCCCATATGACGTTCAAGAATTCGTTCACGGGCGGTATGGTGAATGCGCCGATCGATGTGCCGAGCGTCAAGGCATCGAGCTTCCTGGACCTGGGTGTCACGACCGACAAGCCGGCCTACCCGGCGCACACCATGGTCGACATCACCGGCCAGGTCACCAATAGCGGCGGTACCCTGACGGCAGGGCGCGTGACGCTCGGCGTGTATGCGCCAGACCGTACCCTGATCACGATGCTGGCCGAGGAACCGTTCAATGGCTTGGCGAGCGGCGCCAGCGTCAGGCTCGACGCCTACTGGAACACCGGTGCCTATCCGGAGCGCCCTGGCTACATCGTGCTGGCCACGCTGCTCGACGAGCAGGGCCGCCAGATCGGCACCGCCCAGACCCAGTTCGCGATCCTTGGCGCGGCGGCCGGCACCCCGGTTGCCACCGCCACCCTGGCTGCCGACAAGCTGGTCTACCAGCCGTTCGCCACCGTGCAGCTGAAGGAACGCCTGAGCAATATCGCCCAGAACAGCGATATCAATAACGCCAGCGTGACGACCACGGTGCGCAATCCTGCCGGCGACGTTGTGCTGAGCAGGACCGAGAAGCTGGCGCAGCTGGCCCAGGGCCAGTCGCGCGACTACGGCTACAGCTTGCCGCTGCGTCCCGGCATGGCAGGCAATTACATGGCTGCGCTGTCGTTCACCGGCGCCGATGGCAAGGTCCTGGCGGCCGCCAGCACGCAGTTTGCGGTCGCATCGAGCGATGCCAGCGGCGTGGGCCTGAGCGGCGCCCTGGGCCTGAGCACCAAGCAGCTCCAGCTGGGCGCTTCGCTGGCCATGGCAGCGAGCGCCACCAACAGCGGCAACGCCGCGCTGGCCGACCTGCCGCTGTCGATTCGCATCATTGACATGGCGAGCAAGCAGGTGGTGGCCGAGCTGAACGAGGTGCAGACCGTGGCCACCGGCGCGCGCCATGAATTTGGCCGCAACTGGATCGGAGCCGGTACTGTCGGATCCCGCTTCACCGCGGCGCTGTCCGCCACCGTTGCCGGCAAGCCACTGCTGCTGGCCCAGGATGATTTCATGCTGGTCGACCAGGCCGTCAAGCTCGATATCAAGCAGGCCTTTGCCAGCGGCAGCCGGATTCTGGTACTGGTGTCGTGCAACGATGGTGAGCATGATGCTGTTGGCCCCAACGGCCAGCCGCCCGTGTGCGAAACCCAGCGCTCGCGCACCATTGATGAAGCGCTGACCACGCTCGGCATGGCACACACCATCGTCACCAGCGAGGAAGCGTTCAGGCGTGAACTGCGCAGTGGCCTGTACAACACCTACTGGATCTCGGGCAAGCAGGACAAGCTGCACGACGACCTGCCGGTGGAAGTGCGTGAAGCGGTCTTCAGCGGCGATGGCCTGATCCTTGACGGCGTGCATGATTCGCGCAACAAGGTGCTCAACACCGTCGTCGGCGTCAAGTACCAGGGCAAGATCGGCGAAACCGATCTGCCGGTCGAGCTGACCGGTCCGTGGTACACCTCGCAGCGCCTTAACACTGTAGGCCGCGCGCAGAAGCCCGAACTGGTCGACAGCAGGCTGCAGGCCGTGTTTGACGGCCGCCATCCGCAAGCGGGCGGTGTGGCCATTGCCAGCAATGCCTACGGCAGTGGCCAGGCGGTGCTGTTCGCTTTTGACCTGGCGCGCAGCCTGGAAGCGCACGATCAATGGCTGCCGGTGCTCGGTACCACGCTCAGGGCCGTCCTGCCGGGCCAGTCGCAGGTTGTGACCCCGGGCGGCATGGTTCGCCTGCGTACCAGCATTGGCAACCTGGCCGGCGCCACCGATCTGGCAGTCGACAGCAGCCTGCCGGCCGGTGCCGCGTACCTGAACGCCAGCGCCCCTGGCAGCTACGATGCCAACAGCCACAGTGCACAGTGGCGCTTCACGCTGGGCAAGGATCAGAACACCGACCTGTATCTGTCGCTGCGGGCCCCGGCCACCGCCGGCGCCCATGCCATCGACACGGTGGTCAGCTCCGTGGTCAATGGCGTGGCGACTAAATATGGACCGACGCTGACCCAGGGTTTCACCGTGAAGCCTGCCAGCCAGACGGCAGTGAACGTCAAGACGGCCATTGGCGCCCTGGTGATCGCCCGCACGCCGGATCGCCGGGTGCGTGACCGCGCACTGGCGCAGTTCGACGCTGCCATGCTCGCCTTTAATCGCAACACGGCGAGCGGTTACGACACGGCCATCCAGGGTCTGCTGCAGGTCACCGACATGCTCGAGAGCCTGTCAGCGGTCGATACGACGGCGGCGCGTCTGGACATTGACCGCATCCTGCGCGAAGCGCAATGGCGCTGGAGCGCCGCGCAGTAA